The Streptomyces sp. NBC_00670 genome window below encodes:
- a CDS encoding SRPBCC family protein has protein sequence MSASLVETVDIQAPVEVAWALWSDVTQWPSFLSHVRQVERLDDRRFTWQLQLPGADKYFVAELTEVVPEDRIAWHTVEGVDHAGVVTFHRLSDTTCRVTLQIEYDPKGFVEHLGALTNLDSTLANYDLGQFQKLAETTAAS, from the coding sequence ATGTCTGCATCTCTTGTAGAAACCGTCGATATCCAAGCTCCCGTCGAAGTCGCATGGGCGCTTTGGAGCGATGTAACTCAATGGCCGTCCTTCTTGAGCCACGTACGCCAGGTGGAAAGGCTGGACGATCGCCGCTTCACCTGGCAGCTTCAACTGCCGGGAGCTGACAAGTACTTCGTGGCCGAGCTCACCGAGGTAGTACCGGAAGACCGCATAGCCTGGCACACCGTCGAGGGAGTCGATCACGCGGGGGTGGTCACCTTCCATCGTCTGAGCGACACGACATGCCGGGTGACTCTGCAGATCGAATACGACCCCAAGGGCTTCGTCGAACACCTTGGCGCACTCACCAACCTGGACTCGACACTCGCCAACTACGACCTCGGCCAGTTCCAGAAGCTGGCCGAAACGACAGCGGCTTCGTGA